A stretch of Gossypium hirsutum isolate 1008001.06 chromosome A06, Gossypium_hirsutum_v2.1, whole genome shotgun sequence DNA encodes these proteins:
- the LOC107962148 gene encoding uncharacterized protein isoform X2, translating to MEGGSPDQESVGSGTKRSSVSSGSKSRNHKEFLYRLVDCETFTANLEDWFQSLYEKSAQMKPVFDVPFELIDLQKFDYALEGVSFQQLIRMPNAVYASTSDSAEATAYLAVEDFLHATVKGLWEAFWSQDEPMPFSVACLYKENLKFYQAENAIASGRLGSLCASGVLLKNPRHPHGKWDNLLELALLRPGIQSLVGESEQQPSLHVLGEALFYALRMLISRRLSRQNLPLSSNSAFVLLVDSQYGGVVKVEGDVNKMDFDVNNVYKCAAEWIQRHARIAVSPVDRIWNKLGNANWGDIGALQVTFATFYCIMQFAGLPKHSIEDLAADHGCRLQTRRLERQLGDTRVNGSGLFRFQQHGVSPEIVEVQDESVKLESESLKQEVGSVLWLEDSNWERGYHINQIRSNGELPYYIASPVEDPGKSLFLYVGSHPSQLEPAWEDMNLWYLVQRQTKVLTIMKQKGLSGKYLPQLSASGRIIHPGQCRRPSSGGNCDHPWCGTPILVTSPVGETVADMVSEGHFGVDEAIRCCHDCLSALSTASSEGIRHGDIRPENVICVRSGESRPYFVLIGWGHAILEDRDRPAMNLHFSSTFALQEGKLCSASDAESLVYMLYFACGGAFPDLDSVEGELQWRETSWSRRLIQQKLGDVSTVLKAFADYVDSLCGTPYPMDYDIWLRRFKRSIREEDHGKEIDASV from the exons ATGGAAG GTGGGTCCCCAGACCAAGAATCAGTTGGGTCTGGTACAAAAAGGTCCAGTGTGTCCTCTGGCAGTAAATCTCGTAATCACAAGGAATTTTTATACAGACTTGTAGATTGTGAAACTTTTACTGCAAATCTTGAAGACTGGTTTCAATCATTATATGAGAAGTCAGCACAGATGAAGCCTGTCTTTGATGTACCTTTTGAGTTAATAGATCTTCAAAAATTTGACTATGCTTTGGAAGGAGTTTCGTTCCAACAGCTTATTCGGATGCCAAATGCTGTTTATGCTTCAACATCTGATTCTGCAGAAGCAACTGCATATCTTGCTGTTGAAGATTTTTTACATGCAACTGTGAAAGGCTTGTGGGAGGCATTTTGGAGTCAAGATGAGCCAATGCCTTTCTCTGTTGCCTGTCTTtacaaagaaaatttaaaattttaccaggCAGAGAACGCGATAGCTAGTGGGAGACTTGGAAGTCTCTGCGCTTCTGGTGTATTGCTTAAGAACCCAAGACATCCTCATGGAAAGTGGGACAATCTTCTTGAACTGGCTCTTTTGAGGCCTGGTATTCAAAGCCTTGTTGGGGAAAGCGAACAACAGCCTTCTCTGCATGTCCTAGGCGAGGCTCTTTTCTATGCCTTGCGCATGCTGATATCAAGGCGTTTAAGCAGGCAGAATCTTCCTCTGAGTTCAAATTCTGCCTTTGTTCTTCTTGTTGATTCTCAATATGGTGGAGTTGTTAAAGTTGAAGGAGATGTAAATAAAATGGATTTTGATGTGAATAATGTCTATAAGTGTGCTGCTGAGTGGATACAAAGGCATGCCAGAATTGCTGTATCTCCAGTTGATAGGATCTGGAACAAGCTTGGGAATGCCAATTGGGGAGATATTGGTGCTTTGCAGGTAACTTTTGCAACATTTTACTGTATTATGCAGTTTGCTGGTCTGCCTAAGCACTCCATTGAAGATTTAGCTGCTGACCATGGTTGTCGCCTCCAAACAAGGAGACTGGAGAGGCAGTTGGGGGATACCAGAGTGAATGGAAGTGGTTTATTTAGGTTCCAGCAGCATGGTGTCTCTCCCGAAATTGTTGAAGTTCAGGATGAATCTGTCAAGCTTGAGTCTGAGTCGCTGAAGCAGGAAGTAGGATCTGTATTATGGTTGGAGGATTCAAACTGGGAAAGAGGTTACCATATTAACCAAATCAGGAGTAATGGTGAGCTTCCTTATTACATTGCTTCACCAGTTGAAGACCCAGGAAAGTCCCTCTTTCTCTACGTGGGTTCTCATCCTTCTCAGCTGGAACCAGCATGGGAAGATATGAATTTGTGGTATCTGGTTCAGAGACAAACCAAGGTATTGACTATTATGAAACAGAAAGGCCTATCTGGCAAATATCTACCTCAATTGAGTGCATCTGGAAGGATTATTCATCCTGGTCAGTGTCGGAGACCCAGTTCAGGTGGAAACTGTGATCACCCTTGGTGTGGCACCCCGATTCTTGTGACCAGCCCAGTTGGTGAAACCGTTGCTGATATGGTTAGTGAAGGTCATTTTGGTGTGGATGAGGCTATCAGGTGTTGTCATGACTGTTTATCTGCTCTTTCTACCGCCTCATCAGAAGGCATTAGGCATGGAGACATTCGACCAGAAAATGTGATCTGTGTAAGATCTGGTGAAAGTCGTCCATATTTTGTCCTTATTGGTTGGGGACATGCTATTTTAGAAGATAGGGACCGCCCTGCAATGAACCTTCATTTTTCATCTACTTTTGCTTTACAGGAGGGAAAGTTGTGCTCAGCATCAGATGCTGAGAGCCTGGTTTACATGCTTTATTTTGCATGTGGAGGTGCTTTCCCTGATCTTGATTCTGTTGAAGGGGAACTACAGTGGAGAGAGACGTCATGGTCTAGGAGGTTGATTCAGCAGAAATTGGGTGATGTCTCTACTGTATTGAAAGCATTTGCCGATTATGTTGACAGCTTGTGCGGAACGCCTTATCCTATGGATTATGATATATGGTTAAGAAGGTTTAAGAGGAGTATTCGTGAGGAGGATCATGGAAAGGAAATTGATGCATCTGTCTAG
- the LOC107962148 gene encoding uncharacterized protein isoform X1 has translation MSMVCLELLCGISIISQEGGSPDQESVGSGTKRSSVSSGSKSRNHKEFLYRLVDCETFTANLEDWFQSLYEKSAQMKPVFDVPFELIDLQKFDYALEGVSFQQLIRMPNAVYASTSDSAEATAYLAVEDFLHATVKGLWEAFWSQDEPMPFSVACLYKENLKFYQAENAIASGRLGSLCASGVLLKNPRHPHGKWDNLLELALLRPGIQSLVGESEQQPSLHVLGEALFYALRMLISRRLSRQNLPLSSNSAFVLLVDSQYGGVVKVEGDVNKMDFDVNNVYKCAAEWIQRHARIAVSPVDRIWNKLGNANWGDIGALQVTFATFYCIMQFAGLPKHSIEDLAADHGCRLQTRRLERQLGDTRVNGSGLFRFQQHGVSPEIVEVQDESVKLESESLKQEVGSVLWLEDSNWERGYHINQIRSNGELPYYIASPVEDPGKSLFLYVGSHPSQLEPAWEDMNLWYLVQRQTKVLTIMKQKGLSGKYLPQLSASGRIIHPGQCRRPSSGGNCDHPWCGTPILVTSPVGETVADMVSEGHFGVDEAIRCCHDCLSALSTASSEGIRHGDIRPENVICVRSGESRPYFVLIGWGHAILEDRDRPAMNLHFSSTFALQEGKLCSASDAESLVYMLYFACGGAFPDLDSVEGELQWRETSWSRRLIQQKLGDVSTVLKAFADYVDSLCGTPYPMDYDIWLRRFKRSIREEDHGKEIDASV, from the exons ATGTCCATGGTCTGTCTGGAACTGCTCTGTGGCATTAGCATCATCAGCCAAGAAG GTGGGTCCCCAGACCAAGAATCAGTTGGGTCTGGTACAAAAAGGTCCAGTGTGTCCTCTGGCAGTAAATCTCGTAATCACAAGGAATTTTTATACAGACTTGTAGATTGTGAAACTTTTACTGCAAATCTTGAAGACTGGTTTCAATCATTATATGAGAAGTCAGCACAGATGAAGCCTGTCTTTGATGTACCTTTTGAGTTAATAGATCTTCAAAAATTTGACTATGCTTTGGAAGGAGTTTCGTTCCAACAGCTTATTCGGATGCCAAATGCTGTTTATGCTTCAACATCTGATTCTGCAGAAGCAACTGCATATCTTGCTGTTGAAGATTTTTTACATGCAACTGTGAAAGGCTTGTGGGAGGCATTTTGGAGTCAAGATGAGCCAATGCCTTTCTCTGTTGCCTGTCTTtacaaagaaaatttaaaattttaccaggCAGAGAACGCGATAGCTAGTGGGAGACTTGGAAGTCTCTGCGCTTCTGGTGTATTGCTTAAGAACCCAAGACATCCTCATGGAAAGTGGGACAATCTTCTTGAACTGGCTCTTTTGAGGCCTGGTATTCAAAGCCTTGTTGGGGAAAGCGAACAACAGCCTTCTCTGCATGTCCTAGGCGAGGCTCTTTTCTATGCCTTGCGCATGCTGATATCAAGGCGTTTAAGCAGGCAGAATCTTCCTCTGAGTTCAAATTCTGCCTTTGTTCTTCTTGTTGATTCTCAATATGGTGGAGTTGTTAAAGTTGAAGGAGATGTAAATAAAATGGATTTTGATGTGAATAATGTCTATAAGTGTGCTGCTGAGTGGATACAAAGGCATGCCAGAATTGCTGTATCTCCAGTTGATAGGATCTGGAACAAGCTTGGGAATGCCAATTGGGGAGATATTGGTGCTTTGCAGGTAACTTTTGCAACATTTTACTGTATTATGCAGTTTGCTGGTCTGCCTAAGCACTCCATTGAAGATTTAGCTGCTGACCATGGTTGTCGCCTCCAAACAAGGAGACTGGAGAGGCAGTTGGGGGATACCAGAGTGAATGGAAGTGGTTTATTTAGGTTCCAGCAGCATGGTGTCTCTCCCGAAATTGTTGAAGTTCAGGATGAATCTGTCAAGCTTGAGTCTGAGTCGCTGAAGCAGGAAGTAGGATCTGTATTATGGTTGGAGGATTCAAACTGGGAAAGAGGTTACCATATTAACCAAATCAGGAGTAATGGTGAGCTTCCTTATTACATTGCTTCACCAGTTGAAGACCCAGGAAAGTCCCTCTTTCTCTACGTGGGTTCTCATCCTTCTCAGCTGGAACCAGCATGGGAAGATATGAATTTGTGGTATCTGGTTCAGAGACAAACCAAGGTATTGACTATTATGAAACAGAAAGGCCTATCTGGCAAATATCTACCTCAATTGAGTGCATCTGGAAGGATTATTCATCCTGGTCAGTGTCGGAGACCCAGTTCAGGTGGAAACTGTGATCACCCTTGGTGTGGCACCCCGATTCTTGTGACCAGCCCAGTTGGTGAAACCGTTGCTGATATGGTTAGTGAAGGTCATTTTGGTGTGGATGAGGCTATCAGGTGTTGTCATGACTGTTTATCTGCTCTTTCTACCGCCTCATCAGAAGGCATTAGGCATGGAGACATTCGACCAGAAAATGTGATCTGTGTAAGATCTGGTGAAAGTCGTCCATATTTTGTCCTTATTGGTTGGGGACATGCTATTTTAGAAGATAGGGACCGCCCTGCAATGAACCTTCATTTTTCATCTACTTTTGCTTTACAGGAGGGAAAGTTGTGCTCAGCATCAGATGCTGAGAGCCTGGTTTACATGCTTTATTTTGCATGTGGAGGTGCTTTCCCTGATCTTGATTCTGTTGAAGGGGAACTACAGTGGAGAGAGACGTCATGGTCTAGGAGGTTGATTCAGCAGAAATTGGGTGATGTCTCTACTGTATTGAAAGCATTTGCCGATTATGTTGACAGCTTGTGCGGAACGCCTTATCCTATGGATTATGATATATGGTTAAGAAGGTTTAAGAGGAGTATTCGTGAGGAGGATCATGGAAAGGAAATTGATGCATCTGTCTAG